A single window of Salvia splendens isolate huo1 chromosome 6, SspV2, whole genome shotgun sequence DNA harbors:
- the LOC121807992 gene encoding uncharacterized protein LOC121807992, producing the protein MRRLFPKSNSSSSAAPGPANELIDPPKSADFSTKVGFLQAVKGESTVKNSFLQRCFVDLVTGDSRAKQNAAARFDDMVGQTDSCRGDSGSSGRGWSCRMSGSLIGR; encoded by the coding sequence ATGAGGCGCCTGTTCCCCAAATCAAACTCGAGCTCATCGGCCGCCCCCGGACCGGCCAACGAATTGATTGATCCGCCCAAATCCGCCGATTTCTCCACCAAGGTGGGGTTCCTCCAGGCTGTCAAAGGCGAATCGACGGTGAAAAACTCGTTCCTGCAGCGATGCTTCGTGGATCTGGTGACCGGAGATTCCCGGGCGAAGCAGAACGCCGCGGCGAGGTTCGATGACATGGTAGGGCAGACGGACTCCTGCCGAGGAGATTCAGGAAGCAGCGGGCGTGGCTGGAGCTGCAGAATGAGTGGAAGTCTAATCGGAAGGTGA